A genomic segment from Polyangium mundeleinium encodes:
- a CDS encoding class I SAM-dependent methyltransferase produces MRPYACLLLLPVIACASEPPPKPVYSTAETMPHDELVARMPPNQPHHGHGGGHHGHGGGHHGHGGPLVHRFEKAEDWAKEFDDPARDAWQKPAEVVAAMRLSPGLVVADIGAGTGYFEPHLSRAVGPSGKVFALDVEADMVRYLRERVGKEKLDNVEARQVGLSDPGLGQGTVDRVLIVDTWHHIDGRKDYAAKIKDGLKPGGLLVIVDFTMEAPKGPPKEHRITPEAMIAELEAAGLKGEVLQETLPDQYIVVAKKP; encoded by the coding sequence ATGCGGCCCTACGCTTGTCTCCTCCTGCTCCCCGTCATCGCCTGCGCGAGCGAACCTCCCCCGAAGCCCGTGTACAGCACGGCGGAGACCATGCCGCATGACGAGCTCGTCGCGAGGATGCCCCCCAACCAACCGCATCACGGGCACGGCGGCGGCCATCACGGGCATGGCGGCGGCCATCACGGGCACGGCGGTCCGCTCGTGCATCGCTTCGAGAAGGCCGAGGACTGGGCCAAGGAGTTCGACGATCCGGCGCGCGACGCGTGGCAGAAGCCGGCCGAGGTCGTCGCCGCGATGCGCCTGTCGCCGGGGCTCGTCGTCGCGGACATCGGCGCGGGCACGGGGTACTTCGAGCCGCACCTCTCGCGCGCCGTCGGGCCGAGCGGCAAGGTGTTCGCCCTCGACGTCGAGGCCGACATGGTGCGCTACCTGCGCGAGCGCGTGGGGAAGGAGAAGCTCGACAACGTGGAGGCGCGTCAGGTCGGGCTTTCGGATCCGGGGCTTGGACAGGGCACGGTCGATCGCGTGCTCATCGTCGACACGTGGCACCACATCGATGGCCGAAAGGACTACGCCGCGAAGATCAAGGACGGCCTCAAGCCTGGCGGACTCCTCGTCATCGTCGACTTCACGATGGAGGCCCCGAAGGGCCCGCCGAAGGAGCACCGCATCACGCCGGAGGCGATGATCGCCGAGCTCGAGGCCGCAGGGTTGAAGGGCGAGGTCCTCCAGGAGACCTTGCCCGACCAGTACATCGTGGTCGCGAAAAAGCCCTGA
- the tsaA gene encoding tRNA (N6-threonylcarbamoyladenosine(37)-N6)-methyltransferase TrmO produces the protein MSPDDPRLQPFSLTPIGILRTPFPDRVSTPRQPHASEGAEGRIELAAGLGLEHAVSDLEGWEYLWVIFCFHLNAGVRGQSSAPTSGAPGTYHWRPKVLPPRSAGKRRGVLATRSPHRPNPIGLSLVRLVSVEGLVIHVRDVDMIDESPVLDIKPYIPYAEARPGARTGWLESLAGENESAGEAPADPEPGFSVTWSPHAAAQAAYLKDEHGVDLVTPVTRTLRLGPQPHPYRRIRALPDGTLRLAHKDFRVSFRVERRDVTVLSIGTGYRERDLALSDDPAVAIHRAFNARFPPGGEPAAC, from the coding sequence TTGTCCCCCGACGATCCCCGTCTCCAGCCGTTCTCGCTCACGCCGATCGGGATCCTGCGCACGCCCTTCCCCGATCGCGTGAGCACGCCACGCCAGCCGCACGCCTCGGAAGGCGCCGAGGGCCGCATCGAGCTCGCGGCCGGCCTCGGACTCGAACACGCGGTGAGTGACCTCGAAGGCTGGGAGTACCTCTGGGTCATCTTCTGCTTCCACCTCAACGCGGGGGTCCGGGGGCAGAGTTCGGCTCCGACGAGCGGAGCCCCCGGCACGTACCACTGGAGGCCCAAGGTGTTGCCCCCGCGCAGCGCCGGCAAACGCCGCGGCGTGCTCGCCACGCGATCGCCGCATCGGCCGAACCCCATCGGCCTCTCGCTCGTGCGGCTCGTCTCGGTCGAGGGGCTCGTGATCCACGTGCGCGACGTCGACATGATCGACGAGAGCCCGGTGCTCGACATCAAGCCCTACATCCCCTACGCGGAGGCGCGCCCCGGCGCGCGCACGGGCTGGCTCGAATCGCTCGCCGGGGAGAACGAGAGCGCGGGCGAGGCCCCCGCGGATCCGGAGCCGGGTTTTTCCGTCACGTGGAGCCCGCACGCCGCGGCGCAGGCCGCATACCTGAAGGACGAACACGGGGTCGACCTCGTCACGCCCGTCACGCGCACGCTGCGCCTCGGCCCGCAGCCGCACCCCTACCGCCGCATCCGCGCGTTGCCCGACGGGACCTTGCGCCTCGCGCACAAGGACTTCCGCGTCAGCTTCCGGGTCGAGCGGCGCGACGTGACGGTCCTGTCGATCGGGACCGGTTACCGCGAGCGGGATCTCGCGCTCTCCGACGATCCGGCGGTCGCCATCCACCGCGCCTTCAACGCCCGCTTTCCTCCGGGCGGGGAACCGGCGGCGTGCTAA